Part of the Capsicum annuum cultivar UCD-10X-F1 chromosome 12, UCD10Xv1.1, whole genome shotgun sequence genome is shown below.
CTATTACACTTACATGTTATAGATTTGCTTTTAACGCGTCACTCATGATTACATGATTACATGCCTTTTCGTGCTTATGCCTACATATTATAGTTTATTTATGATAGTATGCCTGCTTAAAGTAAAGAGGTAAGGAGGTAAGGCTAAGTTTACCCCTAGGCAGAGAGCAAATAGGGTGACTTATTTAGTTGTACAGAGGATAGTTGAAGGACACGAGTCATCAATACCCCTTAGAAATAACATACGTGTTACTAATAGGTCGAGAACTTCATAGTGTTGACTGATGCTTTTACAGTATCACATATGAAAAGCGTCACATGATTGTGCAAGAACGAAAGTTGAGCCTAAGTGAAGATAGCCCATAACCCATTCGTTTAGTTGTTATTTGATTCCTACATGGTGCATTTAGATTCTTGATTTGTGCCTATGGTTTTAGAGTTTTACATAGATGCAGCTTCCAGATGTTGAATATATGGTAAGCTACAGTACTTGCTATAACTTTTATATATGGCCAATCAGAGCCTCGTTTTGTTATctgttgagtattgttttctctGTGACGCTCTATGAAGAACGTGTATATGTAATCTGGCTAGCTGGCAGGTTATCCATAGGCCTAGTTACAGCGGAAACtctattgaattttttgaaaatcttgaAAGTTAGTCAATCTCAAAGCCTTGTGATGGATAAAGTGAAGTTGAAATTATTAATCAGGTGATCGCATGGACTTCTTGGATAACTACCGAGCCTAAAATAAGCAGCATGCATCATTCGAGGGAGAATGATcgtaagtgggggagaatgtaacaaCTCGGAAAATTTTTAGAATCAAGTTTGGCACATGAAATCGTTAGTATGGTTGTGGATATAATTTGGTGTGTTAAATGGAGCTACAAACCAATGTGTTATCATTTGAGCATGATAATGAGTGTACGAGGTGTAAGGGAAGGGATATGAAGTCTAAGGAGAGCCCTCGAGTCAAGGCAAGTTGAAACTATTCAATATGATTgggatatgatttttttttttttatacaacCAGTTAGATATGAAAATGGTGAGATGGTGATCACATTTTTGGGATTTGATTACTAGTATGACAAcatttgtatttgattttaaCATTATACAAGTGTTATTAGTAAGTCCAAGAAGGGGGAATATCAATAAAATTGGTCATGAGCCCCAAAGTAATGcagttaatggtttaaaatgagAAGGGACATagctaaataattaaatattggGAAAAGGGAAAACCTTGTATATTGTTGTAAAGTAAATGTTGTTGTACATTTATTTAGTGGTGGCAGCAATCAATTGGCTGTCCAAGGGTCATTTACACATGGATATACATGAAGTAGTTTGGTCCTTATCACGAAGATCTTGCATTTTGGTCTCTTGCTCGAAGACACAGCTGCAACGCCAACTCTTCTTGTTAATTTCAAGCTCCAATTAATGTGAAAATAAAAGAGAGTATTTTGTTCATGATGGTGTGGAAGATTAAGCAAGCATAATTTTGTTACAAGGGGTAAATATGACAAATCAAACATTCAATAAGCAATAATCCTAGCATAACTAATCCTATCATAACTTATCTCAACATAACTTATCCAAGCATAACTAATCAACAATGTTAAATGTAATatagataatttttaaaaaattaattaataaaattttaattcttcgGTGTGCCGAAAACGACAGccttaatcaatttttaaaaattgatttcaaagtttAAAGCTTGTGTTTGAACTCCAAGGGGTAAATTCTTCGTCCCACTCTcggatatgattattgataagcatttggaatatttaattttaatttttactagcTCTTGAGATGGGTATTGATGAATTAGGGTTCGTGAGAAGGGGAAAGGATGAAATTGCGATAAAAGTGGAGTTGTTGGGATCTAAGTTGTGCAGACTCTTTATTTTTGATGCAGCACCCGTgtcagattcttcaaaaatacactaatttTGGTGAATCCGACACACACCCATTAATATTTTTGACGAGCCAGAGCAACATAGGTTGGGATTTATGGCTACAGTATCCACATCCCTCCATTTGAAATTACTTGTCTCCACCTTTCATGCGTTTATTTATTGGAGTCGTAGTATTCATATTACTTTTGTTGAGTCAAGTTTCTATAGATTTATAtagattgtattcatgttcattagaaattcttagaattcatatgatttaaatattacaTGCTGTATATTAGAATAAATGGCCATACTAGAGTAACACTAGTATATTGAATCACATAACGATATAGTCATATGAGGATAGCTCGATACTATCAAAGAAGTTAGTTGAATATGGAAACTTGAATACTTAAGTAGTATTTATCGTAATGTACTTGTATAGGCCTATAAGGCATTATATGATAAAAGTTTGCCGTTATTGAGGGAGGGTATTAGGTTTTACTTGGCACACATGCGCAATGTAATTCTGTGTACAAAATTGTGACCAGGCCATTATAGTCAGCGTGAACATTGGGGCGTACCCACCTTTGTGGCATCATTTGCATTTAGAGTCTGCTGGATGTCATGAACTAATTCCTCGGACTCGAGCCAATCTATGGCACATATGCTCGGTGGACAGACCCTCAGTGAGCCTCGAGGTGCTTACATTGTATCAGACTGCGACAATTATATGTATAAAATCATAGTCATGAGTATTTGGCAACACATGCCATGAACTTGACCTAGATCGTCTTTAGTAGGCCATCATATGATTATATGTATGAAAAGTGCGCATATGACATCACCTAGGAAAATTACTAGCCGTTTCATAATGATGAATTACTCATAAGGCATGTGGTAAGTTAATTGGGAAAATGCACAGGTTATAGTTTTATATTGTGTGTTTGTACTTTATTTTAGACTTCCATCAATCAGTTGTTGATTTGTGaatatttaagatttgattttgtaGGATCTTAATTGATCTGAAAAAATCATTTCTGATTTGTTATAGATTGTTTAGGTAGTTAGATCAAAAAGATCACATCTTGATTGTCATATATGCTAGAATCAAGCAATTTGATTTTGTTATGTTTGCTTTCATATACTATAAATTTGTAGCTCTTAATTGAATAAAACGTACACTTTTGGTACCAATCTTACTTGTATCAGAGCAGCTTTATTCTTGTGTTGCTGATGACTAAAACAACATTTACTGGGCTACGTCACCCACCAGCATTAACAGAAGCCGAGAGTTCTGTTAACAAAGTCCCGACCGAGACAACAATGAACCAAGGCAGCGATTCTTCTCATTTTTCCTTTCAGCTTACTTCTCACAAGCTGAATGGAAAGAATTATTTGGAATGGGCGCAATTTATCCATTTGGCAATTGATGGTCGAGGAAAACTTTGGCATTTGACTAGAGAAACGAGAAAGCCTGAACCCGGAGACCCGAAAATGAGTGCCCAGAGCTCAGAAAACTCGATGGTAATTGCTTGGCTACTAAACTCCATGGAACCTACCATAGGTAAACCATATTTATTTCTTCCCACTGCTAAGGATGTCTGGGAGGCGGTTAGAGAAAGTTATTTTGATGTAGAAAATGCCTTTcagatttttgaattaaaaattaaactgtGGAAAGTGAGACAGGGAGAGAGCGGTGTTACTCTTTTCTATAATGAGACGGTTTCCTAGTGGCAAGAACTAGATCAGTGCTATAATGATGAATGAGAATGTTCGAAGTATAGcgtaaaaacaataaaaaaggaATAAAGTGAAACGGTATATCCATTTTTAGCAGGGTTGAATCAAGATTTTGACGAACTTCGTTCACGACTTCTTGAAAAAAATCCGCTGCCCACTTTGAGGGAAACATTTTTTGAAATTAGGCGTGAAGAAACAAGGAGGAATGTTGtgctaaaaaaaatttcaatctaGAATCAAAAAATATAGTCATCTGCTTTAGTTGCTGCGAAAgatgagaatgataagaaaaaaagcTATGGTGTGATTTTTGCAAAAAATACTAGCACACTCGTGAGACTTGCTGGAAGATCCATGGAAAACCGCCCATCTGGAACAAAAAAAGGGCAGAAAACCATGGCAATCAAGCATTTCAGTGTACCAGCGAAGAACTGGGGTTGAAATCTTCTTCATAAATGCCACCATTCACCAAGAAACAGCTAGAGCTACTGCACAAACTTCTTCAATCTCAACTCCAATCCAGTAAACCTAGTCCTTCTACTCCCATTTGTTCTTTTACCCAAACAGGTAATGTGCCATGTGTTTCTTTGAGTATAGATTCTACTAGTATAAGCTCTTGGATCATAGATTCAGGGGCTAGTGATCACATGACATGGAACTCCCATTTTTTCTCGACTTATATACTCCTTTAGCAGGAAATAAAAAAGTCAAAGTTACTGATGGTTTCTTCTCAACAATTGCTGGGAAAGGGATAGTCAAGCTAACCCCTTTCATGACTCTTTTTGATGTCCTTCATGTTCCAAAATTGTCTCATTATCTTTTGTCCATCAGCAAGTTGACTCAAAACCTTAATTGTCGTGCTATCTTTGACGATATTTCATGTGTATTTTAGGATAAGGTCTCGGGGAGGATGATTGGCAATGCTAGAGAGTCTGAAGGTCTCTATTTTCTTAAAGATGGTGGCAATTGAGTAAATTTTAGTAACTCTATTCTAGTTGATAATAAAGTCATGTTATGACACTATCGCCTTGGTCATCCTAGTTTTCATTATTTGAACCTCTTATTACCacaattatttatgaaaaaaactACATCCTTTTTTCaatgtgaattttgaaatggCTAAACACAACCGTTCATTTTTTTCATCCCAAAGTTGCCATGCCACAAAACCCTTTAAGTTAATCCATAGTGATATTTGGGGACCTTCTAGGATAGCAACCGCAAATGGAAAAAAGTGGGTTGCATGTTTCATAGGTGATCACACTAGACTAACTTGGGTGTACCTATTGAAAGACAAGGGGGAAGTAAAACatatatttgaggctttttatgttATGGTTGAGACAAAATTTCATgagaagattcaaatatttctgagTGATAATGGGAGAGAGATTTTTAATGACCACCTAAGCAATTTTTTACTTCTAAGGGAATAGTGCACCAAAGTTCATGTCCGGATACACCCCAACAAAATGGATTAGCGGAGAGAAAAAATAGGCACCTTATGGAAGTAACTAGAGCCTTAATGTTCACAAGTGGAGTCCCTAAATTTCTTTGGGAGAAGCTTTTCTGACATCCACCTATCTTATTAATAGGATGCCTTCCCGTGCTCTAAGTTTTAAAACCCCTTTCCATATGTTCAAGACATACTTCCCTACTTTTAGATTGACGACTGATCTGTCTTTGAGAGTTTTTGGGTGTAGTGTAATTGTTCATTTTCATGATCATAATAGGAGTAAACTTGATCCACGTGCAAAAAATGTGTTTTTGTTGGCTATGCCCCTAGTCAAAAGGGTTACAAATGTTATGACCCAATTACTAGAAAGGTTATTGTCACAATGGATGTCACCTTTTTTGAATCACAACTGTTTTTTGAAGCTCATCTTTAGGGGGAGAAACATAGTGAAGATTCGATGGATGATAACGATCTTATTGACCTCGACCTCACATGTGAGGAATGAAAGGATCCAAGTtttatgatagatacaggaaatagtttttttagtaataataaccTAGATAAGGTAAGAGATCCTaacttaaataatgaaaataaggatACTGAGGCAATAGAGCATTTTCATGATACAATTAATGACAAAAACAGGGAACAAACAAAGGAATTACAAGTTTACATGAGAAGAAACCGGAATTAAGAAAAAGATATCAAGGACTCTCATTAGAACCAAATGTCCGCCCCGCAAGATCTTACTGATACACAAGGTAATGCTCCAGAACCTAACTCTGATTTACCTCTTGTTAGTTTAGACCTTGATCTTCCAATTGCCAAATGTAAAGGGGTAAGAAAAGTCACCAACTATCCCATGTCAAATTTTGTGTCATATGGAAACTTATCCCCTTCCTATATAACTTTTCTTTCTCAATTATTTGGAATGGAGATACCGAGAAATGTGCAGGATGCTTTGAACGTTCCCGAGTGGATGGAGGCAATTTTTGAGGAGATGAACGCTCTGGAGAGAAATGAAACCAGGAAAATGGTGGAACTACCTCGTGGAAAGAAACCAGTGGGCTGCAAGTGGATGTTCACCATCAAATTTAAATCAGATGGGTCCCTAGAGAGGTATAAGGTGCGTTTGGTAGCAAAAAGATTCACTCAGACTTACGAGATTGACTATCTTGAGACATTTGCTCCAGTTGCCAAATTGAATTCAATAAGGATTCTTCTGACCATTGCAACCAACCTTGATTGGCCCCTCCGACAACTAGACGTGAAGAATGCATTCTTGAATGGAAAACTCGACGAAGAAGTCTACATGGACCCTCCTCCCGGTTTTGAAGAAAGGTATAAAACTAGAGTGTGCAAGCTAAAGAAATCTCTCTACGGGCTCAAAACAATATCCAAGAGCTTGGTTTGAGAGGTTTACTCAGTTTGTGAAAAAACAAGGGTACACTTAAGGGCAAGCAGATCATACCATGTTTATTCGATATTCTCTTGAGGGAACGACAACTATTCTGatagtgtatgttgatgatattatacTTACAGGAGATGACTTGTCCAAAATGGAGAATTTAAAGAAACAGTTGGACTCGGAGTTTGAGATTAAAGATCTGGGCTAGTTGAAATATTTTCTTGGCATGGAAGTAGCGAGATCAAAAGAAGGCATTATGGTTTCACAAAGGAAATATGTACTAGATCTTCTAAGAGATGGGAATGAGTGGTTGTTGTCCAGCTGAAACACCTATTGATTTGAATATAAAATTcgaaaataaagaaggaaattcAGTTGACCACACTCAATATCAAAGACTACTGGGGAAGTTGATCTACTTGTCACATACTTGACCTGATATAGCTTTTTCTGTAAGCTTAGTCAGTCAGTTTATGCACTCTCCAAAGGAAGAGCACCAAGAAGCGGTTTATAGGATCCTAAGATATCTTAAAAGTTCTTTGGGAAAGGATTGTTTTTCAGAAAAAGTCCACATAGGGGCATTGAAAGCTTTACAGATGCAGACTGGGCAGGTTCTACTACTGACAGGAGGTCTACATCTGGATATTGTACATTTATCTTGTACATTTATCTAGGGAAATCTTGTGACATGGAGGAGTAAAAAGCAGAATGTTATAGCCCGCAACAGTGCTGAAGCTGAATACCGATCTATGGCCTATGGGATTTGTGAAATGTTTGGCTCAAGGAATGATGAAAGAACTCAAAAAACCGTTTGGTTTACCAATGAAGTTGTACTGTGACAATAAAGCGGCCATAAGTATTGCTCACAATCCAGTTCAACATGATAGGACAAAACATGTTAAAGTGGATAAGCACTTCATAAAAGAGAAGATTGAAGAAGGAAGTGTGTGTATGCCTTTCGTCCCAACAAATCAGCAAATtgcagatattttcacaaaaggcttgtttaaataaaaatttgaaattcttgTAAGCAAGTTAGGCATGACAAATATTTACATGCCAACTTGAGAGGGAGTGTTGATTTGTGAATATTTGTGATTTGATTTTGTAGGATCTTAATTAATCTGATAAAATCATATCTGATTTGCTGTAGATAGTTTAGGTAATTAGATCGAAAAGATCACATCTTGATTGTCATATATGCTAGAATCAAGCGATTTGATTCTGTTATGTTTGCTTTTCTGTACTATAAATTTGTATCTCAGATGAATAAAATGTACACTTTTGGTACTAATTACAGTTGCTCATTTTGTTTTTTGAATCACTAAGCATCCGTATATGTCTTCTTGTTATTTAGTCTGCTTTGCGTACCAATACATGTATATGTACTGACGTCCCTACATTTGGGGGTGCCACATCTTTGTATATACAGGATTAGGTACACCAGGTTGTAGACTTTTATATTAGGCACTCGTTTCAATTCGACAGAGCAGTTGGTGAGCTCTTCTCTCATCTAAAACTAATAGATTTTTAGCACTCTTCAAGTCTTATTTACAGTACAGTTATAGGTTATGTATGTCGGGTCTCGTCGAGATCATCTGTTATTGTATAGTAACAAATTCTATTAGAGGCTTAGCAGCTTTAATTGTCTACTCTATTAGTGTGGCCATTTGACCAGTGCTTTTTATGTACCATTCTGGTAATTAAATAGTGGCTCATCCGCTTAATGAAGATCATTTGTATAACAAGTGTTCATATGAACCTTTATCCACCCCTTCCCGTTTGGGGTCATCTCAAATATAAACACATAGTCAAATCAAGTCTACAACTACTTTCAATCAACTAATTCGTATCCAACCTTCAAGAATTACTACTGATCAACTCAATTGCCCTTTACATAAGTTAACGTACTGGGATTATTTCTCTCAGACACTGTTGAAGATATGCCTCAGAAATAAAGTAGAAGTAAATAACTATttgtagttttaaattattagagttcTATGTTCCTTagacttaggaattagttatccccTTGTTATTTTAATTAGAGATTAGTTATCCTTATTTGAATTGAAGtctagttagaaatttagctataaatatatgtttttaagttattaataaaataatttcctttgacaatacaattgcaatatttttttcttccaaCTTTTTCTctgttatttttctaatttcaaagccaaaaaccaacaattggtatcagagccaattTCTTGAGGGATTTGTAAGAGATGAATTCTGAAaacaatttttcccaaataaCTCCTTCTGTCTTTGATGGTGAAAATTACCAACTTTGGGCAGTAAGAATGACAACTTATCTTGAGGCTTTAGATCTTTGGGAGGCCGTGGAGGAGGATTATTATGTTCTTCCGCTGCACGATAATCCCACGGTGGCCTAGATCAAAAGCCAAAAGGAAAAAAGGGTCAGAAAATCAAAAGCAAAAGCGACTTTGTTTGATGGTGTTTCTCCAACAATTTTCACGAGAATTATGACCTTTAGATCAGcaaaaagaaatttgggattattTGAAGGAAGAACATATCGGAGATGAAAGAATACAAGGCATGAAGGTGTTGAATTTAATAAGGGAATTCGAAttgcaaaagatgaaggaatttgTGATCGTCAAAAAGTCCGCAGACCGACTTCTTAacattgttaacaaggtaagattgcttgacacaaaatttaaagattcaagaattgttgaaaaaattcttgttactgTGCCTGAAAGATACAATTACTACCTTGGAAAACACAAAAAACCTGTTCAAGATTACCTTGACAGAATTGTTAAATACATTGCAGGCGCAAGAGCAAAGGAGCTTTGGCATCCAACCACAAGACTCAAAGCAAGggtaataattcaagaaaaaattacccACCTTGCCAGTACTGTGGTAAAATAGGTCATCCTCCATTTAAATGTTAGAAGAGACCAGATGCACAATGCAAGATCTGTAATCAACTTGGTCATGAAGCTGTGATTTCCAGTAGCAAAATTGAGAACCATGAAGTAGATGCACGTGTggtcaatgaagaagaagatcacTTATTTATGGCAACATATTCTTGAACCAAGAAATCTGATTTTTGGATGATAGACATTGGTTGTGCAAACCACATGACATAATGACAAAACTCTTTTTAAAGGGTTTCTGTGCTTGAAAAATAAGTAAGTTAGAATTGGGAATGGTGACTATATTCCTGCAGAAGGAAAAGGAAATGTTGCAATCAAAACAATTacctaaaataatttgaaatgtcTTTTACGTGCttgatattgataaaagtttGTTCAGTGTTGGCCAACTAATTTTGCAAATTTGTACCTTGTTTCCTTTTGGGGAGTGTAGAGTCCGTCCCACCCCCCACCCAAACACACACGCACACAAAATTTAGTTTTGCATTCCAATAATATTTACCCTTACCCATGTCAATTAACAGTTTATTATTTCATGGTATTTTTTGGTAGTTATCCTCTACCTAATTCCAATCAAGTTTCTAGTAATCAAAATTATGAGGAGCTGGCATACTTTCAACTATTACTCTTGCTAACCATGATGTTTAATATGTTCTAGTGTAACcagatatattattatttaaagcTTCTAATAATCTTTATGTATGCTATAGTTGTCTGATGTTGATTCTTGTAATGCATAAACTAATGTAAAGAAGATGGTAAAGTTTTTCAGAAATTCTACTGCACGGCAGTTGGCAATCTTATGTTGGTTCTAGGAATGGAATAGAGTAGGCTCTACAAACAACTATAAAGTATGAACTATGAGATCTATTGTCTTATAAAGGTATAATGTTTAACACAACTTATTGTCATCACAATTAATTATGAATAGTTGACCGTGAAAATAACCACTATGAATACAGACAACTTATATTGTCAATCTTGAACATTCTATTATCTAGTTGAAAAGCTTGGTGACTAAGGTGCAAATTTGACTATtcctattaaaaatattttacagaAACTAGAACAGCATGTGCAGACATTATCTCACGCACGAGAAGAAGACAAAAATCTCACCCAGAAGCTGAAAAGCGAGCTGGAGAACTGTTCCCAAGAGATAGGTATCACTCCAAAATATTCTTGTTAGTGTATgtgactattttttattttccttggtgGACATCCCTTTAGTTTCTTACCTAAAttatactcctcccagactcctGGTTCACGGAGCCCCAGGCCATagaaggattcataaaaggaagAAAAGTCAAGCCTTATGCCTCTGATAGTACTCAAATGACAGTTGACTGTCGATTCTCCAAGTTGGAGAAATATTTTGCCATCATATGAACGTTTAGCATTTTCCTTGGAGCAATATCACCTTTTTATGGAGTCATATGGTCTTTTTTCGTTTTATATCTTTTGCAGACTTGCACCTTTATTAATCATTATTGACTAGTAATTTTTGATAGGTCATGccctttatatttttgtagcttGGCCCATAAGATCAGTCTCCTTCAATAGTAAAAATCTTATCTACTTTATTCTGTTGACTTGAATTGCCCATTTTAGGCTCACCATTTCCAATATATTCGTTGTAGATTATCTGCAGGATCAGCTGAATTTGAGGAATGAAGAGATGGATTCTCTAAGTGAGTGTGTATGCAGCCTTCAGTTGAAACTTGCGAACCTTGAAAATATGGAAGAAGAGGTTACAAGGTTAAGGGAAGAGTTGGAAATGTCAAATGCTGAACGCTTCTATTTGTTGCAGCAGTTGGAAAACAAAGAGTTAGAGATAGAGGGATCAGCTTTGTGCATAGAGAGACTAGAGGAGTCAATAGCATCTGTAGGTCTAGAGCATCAATTTGAAATAGAGAGTATGAAGCTTGATTTGATAGCTGTGGAGCAGAATTATTTCGAAGCTAAGAAATCCCAGGATGAAACAGCTCAAGATAGTGCTATGATGAATGAGCTTATTCATGACCTCGAACTTCGAATCCATGATGCAGAAAAGGTTATTGGAAGTTtagaaaaggaaaatgaaaatctTAGGGAACAAGTCCAGGCATCTGAATTGAATGCcaaaacattttctgaaaaagTGGAGAAGCTATTTCGTGGTTTGCTAGCGAACAATGATGACAGCTCCCCACGTAAAGAAGATGACAGTGCTTCTGGGTATGCAGTGAGCATATACTCAGATCTTAGTTTACAATTTAATTACCTTATTAGCTTAAGATGATGCATTTTACTGTTTAGTAATTAATATAAGACCAGATGTTTGAGACAAGTTGCTATGCTGTGAAAGAACCATACTTATTCCAGAGTAAATTCTTAGTATGATTCATCTGATAAAGCAAATTGTCATTCATGTTTTTTGCATTTGTTAGATGCATTTCGTAGTTCGTTGGGGATAGTGACTGTGTATTGTGTTGTAGTTGGCCATGCTTGTATTAAGAATCTTTCTGTGCTGAATACCTGTAATTATAGTAAAGCTAAGTCATCTTTCCAACTATTTGTACGTCGTGTCTCACACTATTCCCTTTGTTGAAGCTGCTGTGGCGACATTTTGGGTCCACTCCTTATCAAACTGGCTACTGTAGGGCCATCAGATGTCGACTTAACTGACAAGATGAGGGAAACGGCAGGTCAAATAAAGAATTATGAATCACTTGTAAATCAGCTTAAGGTATATTTGTAGTTGACATACGTAGAAACATTCACATCCAAGTCAACGTTAATTAATGCTGTTGCTCCATTAAATTGAATGGTTAGGAAGAGCTGAGAATGGAAAAGCTAAAAGCCAAAGAAGAAGCAGAGGATTTAGCTCAAGAAATGGCTGAGCTGCGATATCAGTTGACTGAGTTGCTGGAAGAAGAACGCAAACATCGCGCATGTGTGGAACAATTATCTTTACAACGAATAGCTGAGTTAGAAGCACAGGTATTTTACTTTAACATCTGACTTAGTATGTCCCATTAGGAGGAGCCTTTATGAGGTTTCTGATAGATTTTCTTGTGTTAACAAGGTTGAAAAAGAAAGGATGAAATCCTTCACCGAAGCAGATAGTAAATCTATCACTGTTTTCGAACATGTCAGTGAAGCATAAAGAGAGGTCAGTTGTGGTAATTTGGTGCATGTCTGCTGGTGGAGCGTGTGTAAGATCTGGTATCTATCTTGACTTGTATTTCGTTCAAGGTGTTTcctgaaaataaattaatttgattaAGAGAACGAACAGTGCAGCAACTGCCAAGGAATTCTGGTCAATAGTGTTGTATTATCACCTTATCAAATGGTGATACGGTTAAAAAGTTCAGTTTGCTTCATTGTTTTTGGAACGAGTTTACGTGCATAAGAATGAGCTTTCTATTTCCAGATAGAAGACTGCTAATGCTTGATGGAATCAGTGTTGACTTTCATGTGCTTGACAGCTTGTTCAGTGGCAGAGTCATAATTTTCATTGAGGGGTTCAAACATGAGCACACGAACTAgccgaaggggttcaacatctactatatatacataaaaaataattttaactgtGCATTAATAGCGTAGTTTTCAGCCGAAGGGGGTTCATGGA
Proteins encoded:
- the LOC107850336 gene encoding rho-associated protein kinase 1 isoform X6; this translates as MNYEIYCLIKKLEQHVQTLSHAREEDKNLTQKLKSELENCSQEIDYLQDQLNLRNEEMDSLSECVCSLQLKLANLENMEEEVTRLREELEMSNAERFYLLQQLENKELEIEGSALCIERLEESIASVGLEHQFEIESMKLDLIAVEQNYFEAKKSQDETAQDSAMMNELIHDLELRIHDAEKVIGSLEKENENLREQVQASELNAKTFSEKVEKLFRGLLANNDDSSPRKEDDSASGCCGDILGPLLIKLATVGPSDVDLTDKMRETAGQIKNYESLVNQLKEELRMEKLKAKEEAEDLAQEMAELRYQLTELLEEERKHRACVEQLSLQRIAELEAQVEKERMKSFTEADSKSITVFEHVSEA
- the LOC107850336 gene encoding rho-associated protein kinase 1 isoform X3 yields the protein MSTSGGDHSFDVQELLEIRARCKEKLEQHVQTLSHAREEDKNLTQKLKSELENCSQEIDYLQDQLNLRNEEMDSLSECVCSLQLKLANLENMEEEVTRLREELEMSNAERFYLLQQLENKELEIEGSALCIERLEESIASVGLEHQFEIESMKLDLIAVEQNYFEAKKSQDETAQDSAMMNELIHDLELRIHDAEKVIGSLEKENENLREQVQASELNAKTFSEKVEKLFRGLLANNDDSSPRKEDDSASGCCGDILGPLLIKLATVGPSDVDLTDKMRETAGQIKNYESLVNQLKEELRMEKLKAKEEAEDLAQEMAELRYQLTELLEEERKHRACVEQLSLQRIAELEAQVEKERMKSFTEADSKSITVFEHVSEA
- the LOC107850336 gene encoding probable DNA double-strand break repair Rad50 ATPase isoform X1 yields the protein MYCFPPVDANLCVFRMSTSGGDHSFDVQELLEIRARCKELRKEKDMLRGSQGQSFELIRKLEQHVQTLSHAREEDKNLTQKLKSELENCSQEIDYLQDQLNLRNEEMDSLSECVCSLQLKLANLENMEEEVTRLREELEMSNAERFYLLQQLENKELEIEGSALCIERLEESIASVGLEHQFEIESMKLDLIAVEQNYFEAKKSQDETAQDSAMMNELIHDLELRIHDAEKVIGSLEKENENLREQVQASELNAKTFSEKVEKLFRGLLANNDDSSPRKEDDSASGCCGDILGPLLIKLATVGPSDVDLTDKMRETAGQIKNYESLVNQLKEELRMEKLKAKEEAEDLAQEMAELRYQLTELLEEERKHRACVEQLSLQRIAELEAQVEKERMKSFTEADSKSITVFEHVSEA
- the LOC107850336 gene encoding rho-associated protein kinase 1 isoform X4, with the translated sequence MYCFPPVDANLCVFRMSTSGGDHSFDVQELLEIRARCKEKLEQHVQTLSHAREEDKNLTQKLKSELENCSQEIDYLQDQLNLRNEEMDSLSECVCSLQLKLANLENMEEEVTRLREELEMSNAERFYLLQQLENKELEIEGSALCIERLEESIASVGLEHQFEIESMKLDLIAVEQNYFEAKKSQDETAQDSAMMNELIHDLELRIHDAEKVIGSLEKENENLREQVQASELNAKTFSEKVEKLFRGLLANNDDSSPRKEDDSASGCCGDILGPLLIKLATVGPSDVDLTDKMRETAGQIKNYESLVNQLKEELRMEKLKAKEEAEDLAQEMAELRYQLTELLEEERKHRACVEQLSLQRIAELEAQVEKERMKSFTEADSKSITVFEHVSEA
- the LOC107850336 gene encoding probable DNA double-strand break repair Rad50 ATPase isoform X5 yields the protein MLRGSQGQSFELIRKLEQHVQTLSHAREEDKNLTQKLKSELENCSQEIDYLQDQLNLRNEEMDSLSECVCSLQLKLANLENMEEEVTRLREELEMSNAERFYLLQQLENKELEIEGSALCIERLEESIASVGLEHQFEIESMKLDLIAVEQNYFEAKKSQDETAQDSAMMNELIHDLELRIHDAEKVIGSLEKENENLREQVQASELNAKTFSEKVEKLFRGLLANNDDSSPRKEDDSASGCCGDILGPLLIKLATVGPSDVDLTDKMRETAGQIKNYESLVNQLKEELRMEKLKAKEEAEDLAQEMAELRYQLTELLEEERKHRACVEQLSLQRIAELEAQVEKERMKSFTEADSKSITVFEHVSEA
- the LOC107850336 gene encoding rho-associated protein kinase 1 isoform X8 — protein: MKLEQHVQTLSHAREEDKNLTQKLKSELENCSQEIDYLQDQLNLRNEEMDSLSECVCSLQLKLANLENMEEEVTRLREELEMSNAERFYLLQQLENKELEIEGSALCIERLEESIASVGLEHQFEIESMKLDLIAVEQNYFEAKKSQDETAQDSAMMNELIHDLELRIHDAEKVIGSLEKENENLREQVQASELNAKTFSEKVEKLFRGLLANNDDSSPRKEDDSASGCCGDILGPLLIKLATVGPSDVDLTDKMRETAGQIKNYESLVNQLKEELRMEKLKAKEEAEDLAQEMAELRYQLTELLEEERKHRACVEQLSLQRIAELEAQVEKERMKSFTEADSKSITVFEHVSEA